A genome region from Acinetobacter lwoffii includes the following:
- a CDS encoding membrane protein, which produces MQYRCPKCQSPKIMPVAQPGQAAPRPVVPKSLMFLVPALFLLLLLVIISIAMWIFGDGAGTTLQTATVIVFILSLIAGFMFYKDLPDFKISMQAFMQTQKKWKCRECNHEWEI; this is translated from the coding sequence ATGCAATATCGTTGCCCTAAGTGTCAAAGCCCGAAAATCATGCCGGTGGCCCAGCCAGGTCAAGCAGCTCCACGTCCCGTGGTTCCTAAAAGCCTAATGTTTCTGGTACCCGCCCTATTCCTGCTGTTATTGCTGGTGATTATTAGCATTGCGATGTGGATTTTTGGCGATGGTGCAGGTACGACTTTACAGACAGCAACTGTGATCGTTTTTATTCTTTCTTTGATCGCAGGCTTTATGTTCTATAAGGACTTACCTGATTTTAAAATTTCAATGCAGGCATTCATGCAAACACAAAAGAAATGGAAATGCCGTGAATGTAACCATGAGTGGGAAATCTAA
- a CDS encoding O-acetylhomoserine aminocarboxypropyltransferase/cysteine synthase family protein, protein MSYKAETLAIHAGYTPEATTKAVAVPIYQTTSYAFDNTQHGADLFDLKVQGNIYTRIMNPTTAVLEQRVAALEGGIGALALASGMAAITYAIQTIAEAGDNIASVSTLYGGTYNLFAHTLPKQGIEVRFFDYEKPESLRDLIDEKTKLVFVESIGNPLGNIIDLEAIAKIAHEYGVPVIVDNTVATPVLQKSFDFGADIIVHSLTKYIGGHGNSIGGIIVDSGKFPWGKYPERFPALNTPDPSYHGVNYVEVLGEAAYIARARVVPLRNTGAAISPQNVFLILQGLETLSLRMERHTENALKVAEYLQKHPKVKWVNYAGLKDHPQHALAQKYVKGKPSAILTFGVEHGLEGGTRFIDALQLFTRLVNIGDAKSLACHPATTTHRQLNAEELKSAGVSEDMVRLSIGIEHSDDLIADLEQALAAV, encoded by the coding sequence ATGAGTTATAAAGCAGAAACCCTTGCGATTCATGCAGGTTATACCCCAGAAGCAACCACCAAAGCTGTTGCAGTGCCGATTTACCAAACCACGTCTTATGCCTTTGACAATACTCAACATGGGGCCGATCTCTTTGATTTAAAGGTTCAGGGCAATATCTATACCCGAATTATGAACCCGACCACTGCGGTTCTGGAACAACGTGTCGCAGCACTGGAAGGTGGAATTGGCGCGCTGGCTTTGGCCTCTGGCATGGCTGCGATTACTTATGCGATTCAGACCATTGCGGAAGCGGGTGACAACATTGCTTCTGTGTCAACGCTATATGGCGGTACCTATAACCTCTTTGCCCATACCCTACCAAAACAGGGCATTGAAGTCCGTTTCTTTGATTATGAAAAGCCGGAAAGTCTGCGTGACTTGATTGATGAAAAAACCAAACTGGTCTTTGTCGAATCGATTGGCAATCCACTGGGTAATATTATTGATCTGGAAGCCATTGCTAAAATTGCACATGAATATGGCGTACCGGTAATTGTCGACAATACTGTTGCCACCCCAGTACTTCAAAAATCTTTCGATTTCGGCGCAGATATTATCGTGCATTCTCTGACCAAATATATCGGCGGGCATGGCAATTCAATTGGCGGCATTATTGTGGATAGCGGTAAATTCCCGTGGGGTAAATACCCTGAACGTTTCCCTGCCCTGAATACGCCTGACCCAAGCTACCATGGCGTGAACTATGTCGAAGTTTTGGGAGAAGCAGCTTATATCGCCCGTGCGCGTGTAGTGCCACTGCGTAATACCGGCGCTGCGATCAGCCCGCAGAATGTGTTTCTGATTCTGCAAGGTCTGGAAACTTTAAGCTTGCGTATGGAACGTCATACCGAAAACGCACTGAAAGTCGCTGAATATCTGCAAAAACATCCTAAAGTGAAATGGGTTAATTACGCCGGCCTGAAAGATCACCCACAGCATGCCTTGGCACAGAAATATGTGAAAGGTAAACCGTCTGCCATTCTGACCTTTGGGGTAGAACATGGTCTCGAAGGCGGCACACGTTTTATTGATGCCCTGCAACTGTTTACACGTCTGGTCAATATCGGCGACGCTAAAAGTCTGGCCTGCCATCCGGCGACTACTACGCATCGTCAGCTCAATGCCGAAGAGTTAAAATCGGCAGGCGTCAGTGAGGATATGGTGCGTTTATCTATTGGGATTGAACATAGTGATGACCTGATTGCCGATCTGGAACAGGCGCTGGCGGCCGTTTAA
- a CDS encoding sulfate ABC transporter substrate-binding protein — MKKIIASAILTILVGTAVQNSIAKDFLNVSYDPTREFYQEYNEEFGKFWKQKTGQTVNFKQSHGGSGKQARSVVDGLQADVVTLALANDIEEIVNAGLIAKGWQKEFPSNSAPYTSTIVFLVRKGNPKQIKDWNDLTKAGVDIITPNPKTGGAPRWIYLSAWGYALKQPGGNDAKARELVKKLYQNVKVLDSGARGSLTTFAERGIGDVLLSWENEALLATQGLGKDKYDIVYPSISILAEPSVAIVDKNVNKNGNTHLAKGYLNYLYSPKGQELAAKYFFRPRDAKVANKYSAQFPKIQTFTIDKVFGGWAKAQKTHFVNGAIYDQIYNEKR, encoded by the coding sequence ATGAAAAAAATAATAGCATCCGCAATCTTGACAATTTTAGTGGGAACAGCAGTACAGAATTCCATTGCCAAAGATTTCCTGAATGTCTCTTATGACCCGACCCGTGAATTTTATCAGGAATATAATGAAGAATTTGGCAAATTTTGGAAGCAGAAAACCGGACAAACGGTTAATTTTAAACAGTCGCATGGTGGCTCAGGCAAGCAGGCGCGTTCAGTGGTCGATGGTTTGCAGGCCGATGTGGTGACTTTGGCTTTGGCCAATGATATCGAAGAAATCGTCAATGCAGGTTTAATCGCGAAAGGCTGGCAAAAAGAGTTTCCGAGTAATTCGGCACCTTATACGTCTACGATTGTATTCTTGGTGCGTAAAGGGAATCCAAAGCAAATCAAAGACTGGAATGATCTGACCAAAGCGGGTGTGGACATTATTACCCCAAACCCGAAAACCGGTGGTGCACCTCGTTGGATCTACCTGTCTGCTTGGGGTTATGCACTGAAACAACCGGGCGGTAATGATGCGAAAGCCAGAGAGCTGGTGAAAAAACTTTATCAAAATGTCAAAGTACTCGACTCCGGTGCGCGTGGTTCACTGACGACGTTTGCCGAGCGCGGTATTGGTGATGTGCTTTTATCCTGGGAAAATGAAGCCTTGCTGGCGACCCAAGGTCTGGGTAAAGATAAGTACGATATCGTCTATCCATCCATTTCAATTCTGGCCGAGCCATCGGTAGCGATTGTCGATAAGAACGTGAATAAAAATGGTAATACCCATCTGGCAAAAGGCTATTTGAACTATTTATATTCACCGAAAGGGCAGGAGCTTGCTGCGAAATATTTCTTCCGTCCGCGGGATGCCAAAGTCGCTAACAAATATTCGGCTCAGTTCCCGAAAATCCAGACCTTTACTATTGATAAAGTCTTTGGTGGTTGGGCCAAAGCGCAAAAAACACATTTTGTGAATGGGGCGATTTATGACCAGATTTACAATGAAAAAAGATAA
- the ettA gene encoding energy-dependent translational throttle protein EttA produces MAQYIYTMNRVSKMVPPKREILKDISLSFFPGAKIGVLGLNGAGKSTLLRIMAGVDKDFSGEARAQPGTKIGYLEQEPPLDETKDVRGNVEDGLREPLDALARLDEVFAEYAAEDADFDALAKEQEKLEAIIQTWDAHNLANQMDQAAAALNLPAWDADVSKLSGGERRRVALCRLLLSKPDMLLLDEPTNHLDASSVSWLERFLKDFPGTIVAITHDRYFLDNVAEWILELDRGMGIPYQGNYSSWLEQKNARLEQENKQEESFAKALKKELEWVRSNAKGQQKKNKARMERFEELNSREFQQRNETSEIYIPPGPRLGNKVVEVEGISKSFGDRLLYKDLTFTVPPAAIVGIVGENGAGKTTLFRMMTGEQQPDTGTVTLGESVKVAYVGQIRDTLDNNKTVWEEVSGGLDILKIGDYEIASRAYIGRFNFKGQDQQKRVGQLSGGERNRLQLAKILQMGANVILLDEPSNDLDIETLRALEDAILVFPGTVMVISHDRWFLDRIATHILSFEGETPEFFTGNYAEFEEYRRKRDGDDLVAKRQKYRKIGV; encoded by the coding sequence GTGGCCCAATATATTTACACGATGAACCGAGTGTCGAAGATGGTTCCGCCTAAGCGCGAAATCCTGAAAGACATCTCCTTATCATTTTTCCCAGGCGCTAAAATTGGTGTGCTTGGTTTAAACGGTGCAGGTAAATCTACCTTGCTTCGTATTATGGCGGGCGTAGATAAAGATTTCTCTGGTGAAGCGCGTGCACAGCCGGGTACAAAAATCGGTTATCTTGAGCAAGAACCACCTTTAGATGAAACTAAAGACGTTCGTGGTAACGTCGAAGATGGTTTACGTGAACCGCTTGATGCCTTGGCACGTCTGGATGAAGTCTTTGCTGAATATGCAGCAGAAGATGCGGATTTTGATGCACTTGCGAAAGAGCAAGAGAAGCTTGAAGCGATTATCCAGACTTGGGATGCGCATAACCTTGCGAACCAGATGGATCAAGCAGCTGCAGCATTGAACTTGCCTGCTTGGGATGCAGATGTATCTAAGCTTTCAGGTGGTGAACGTCGTCGTGTGGCGCTGTGCCGATTACTTCTGTCTAAACCAGATATGTTACTTCTAGACGAACCAACGAACCATTTAGATGCTTCATCTGTATCTTGGTTGGAACGTTTCTTGAAAGACTTCCCGGGTACCATCGTCGCTATTACGCATGACCGTTACTTCTTGGATAACGTTGCTGAATGGATTCTGGAGCTTGACCGTGGTATGGGCATTCCGTATCAAGGTAACTACTCTTCTTGGCTTGAGCAGAAAAATGCCCGTTTAGAGCAAGAGAACAAGCAGGAAGAATCTTTTGCTAAAGCATTGAAAAAAGAACTTGAATGGGTTCGTTCTAATGCCAAAGGTCAGCAAAAGAAAAACAAAGCGCGTATGGAGCGTTTTGAAGAGCTTAACTCGCGCGAATTCCAGCAACGTAACGAAACTTCTGAAATCTACATTCCACCTGGCCCACGTCTGGGCAACAAGGTTGTAGAAGTTGAAGGCATCAGTAAATCGTTTGGTGATCGCTTACTGTACAAAGATTTAACGTTCACAGTACCACCTGCTGCAATTGTGGGTATCGTGGGTGAGAACGGTGCGGGTAAAACCACGCTATTCCGTATGATGACTGGCGAACAGCAACCAGATACCGGTACGGTAACGCTGGGTGAATCGGTTAAAGTGGCTTATGTCGGTCAGATCCGTGACACCTTAGATAACAACAAAACCGTTTGGGAAGAAGTTTCTGGCGGTTTAGATATCTTGAAGATTGGTGATTACGAAATTGCATCTCGTGCGTATATCGGTCGCTTTAACTTTAAAGGTCAGGATCAGCAAAAGCGTGTAGGTCAATTATCAGGTGGTGAGCGTAACCGTTTACAACTTGCGAAAATCCTGCAAATGGGCGCAAACGTGATTTTGCTGGATGAACCATCGAACGACTTGGACATCGAAACCTTGCGTGCACTTGAGGATGCCATTTTGGTATTCCCAGGTACTGTGATGGTGATCTCGCATGACCGTTGGTTCCTGGACCGTATTGCAACGCACATCTTGTCATTTGAAGGTGAAACACCTGAATTCTTCACCGGTAACTATGCTGAATTCGAAGAATATCGCCGTAAGCGTGATGGTGATGATCTTGTCGCGAAGCGTCAAAAATATCGCAAAATCGGTGTTTAA
- the gltX gene encoding glutamate--tRNA ligase, with the protein MTVRTRIAPSPTGFPHVGTAYIALFNLCFAKQHGGEFILRIEDTDQLRSTPESEKMILDSLRWLGLNWSEGPDVGGPHAPYRQSERMDIYKNYALELVEKGHAFYCFATAEELDQMRAEQQARGESPRYDGRGLNLSEEEVERRLAAGEPHVIRMKVPTEGVCKFNDMLRGEVEIPWAQVDMQILLKTDGLPTYHLANVVDDHLMQITHVIRGEEWIPSAPKHQLLYQYFGWEMPILCHMPLLRNPDKSKLSKRKNPTSINYYRDIGVLPEALLNYLGRMGWSMPDESEKFTLAEMIEHFDIKRVSLGGPIFDVEKLNWLNGQWIKALSPAELLDTLLAWKADRAKLEEIAAAIQPRINLLSEAVNWSAHYFNHFPTLSKEQFESKKLSDEQVRQSLQFAIWRLESLFTWNNDTVSQTLMDLATQMEIKLRDFMPAFFIAIAGSTASTPVMQTMVTIGPDLTFARLRHALEIVGGPSKKELKVWEKLNESLKLPKNEAVDQA; encoded by the coding sequence ATGACTGTTCGTACTCGTATTGCACCTTCTCCTACTGGTTTTCCGCATGTAGGTACTGCCTATATCGCCTTGTTTAACTTATGTTTTGCTAAACAGCATGGCGGTGAATTCATTCTTCGTATTGAAGATACTGACCAACTGCGCTCAACGCCTGAATCTGAAAAAATGATCCTGGATTCATTGCGCTGGTTGGGTCTGAACTGGTCTGAAGGTCCTGATGTCGGTGGCCCGCATGCGCCGTACCGCCAGTCAGAACGTATGGATATCTATAAAAATTATGCCTTGGAACTGGTAGAGAAAGGTCATGCCTTCTACTGTTTCGCAACTGCAGAAGAACTGGATCAAATGCGTGCAGAACAGCAGGCACGTGGAGAGTCGCCACGTTATGATGGTCGTGGTCTAAATCTTTCTGAAGAAGAAGTGGAGCGTCGTTTGGCCGCTGGTGAACCACATGTGATTCGCATGAAAGTACCGACTGAAGGCGTATGTAAATTCAATGACATGCTGCGTGGCGAAGTGGAAATTCCATGGGCGCAAGTAGACATGCAAATCCTGCTGAAAACCGATGGCCTACCAACCTACCACTTGGCTAACGTAGTAGATGATCATTTGATGCAAATCACCCACGTAATTCGTGGTGAAGAATGGATTCCATCTGCGCCGAAACATCAGTTGCTGTATCAATATTTTGGTTGGGAAATGCCGATACTATGCCACATGCCACTGCTGCGTAACCCGGATAAATCTAAGCTGTCTAAACGTAAAAACCCGACCTCAATTAACTATTACAGAGACATCGGTGTACTGCCTGAAGCCTTGTTGAACTACTTGGGTCGTATGGGCTGGTCAATGCCAGATGAAAGTGAAAAATTCACTTTGGCTGAAATGATTGAGCATTTTGATATCAAACGTGTATCCCTCGGTGGTCCGATCTTTGATGTTGAGAAATTGAACTGGTTAAATGGTCAATGGATCAAGGCACTCAGCCCGGCTGAACTTCTAGACACCTTATTGGCCTGGAAAGCAGATCGTGCCAAATTAGAAGAAATTGCAGCTGCGATTCAACCGCGTATTAACCTGCTGTCTGAAGCTGTGAACTGGTCTGCACATTATTTCAACCATTTCCCGACCCTGTCTAAAGAACAGTTTGAAAGCAAGAAACTGTCGGATGAACAGGTACGTCAAAGTCTTCAATTCGCAATTTGGCGTTTAGAAAGCCTGTTTACTTGGAATAACGACACGGTGAGCCAGACCTTGATGGACTTGGCGACACAGATGGAAATCAAGTTACGTGATTTCATGCCTGCGTTCTTTATTGCGATCGCCGGTTCGACTGCGTCTACACCCGTGATGCAAACGATGGTGACCATTGGTCCTGATTTAACCTTTGCACGTTTACGTCATGCGCTGGAAATTGTCGGTGGTCCAAGCAAAAAAGAGCTGAAAGTCTGGGAAAAACTCAATGAAAGCTTAAAGTTGCCGAAAAATGAAGCAGTTGATCAAGCTTAA
- a CDS encoding sulfate ABC transporter substrate-binding protein, giving the protein MKIQLKSLFSAALLATGLGMTATASQAADRQFLNVSYDATREFYDEFNKSFGAYWKNRTGLDVNFKQSHGGSGKQARSVVDGLKGDVVTLALANDIEEIVKSGQIQPGWQKEFPHNSAPYTSTIVFMVRKGNPKGIKDWNDLTKPGVQIITPNPKTGGLPRWVYLSAWGYAEKQPGGNKAKAQDFVGKLYKNVKVMDSAARASMTTFAERGIGDVLLTWENEALVTQKTLGKNKFDIVYPSITILTEPSVAIVDRTVEKNGNKWLATGYINYLYSPLGQEMAAKHFYRPRNEKVLAKYSAQFPKIKTFTIDEVFGGWANAQKTHFVNGAIFDQIYNSKR; this is encoded by the coding sequence ATGAAAATTCAATTAAAATCGTTATTTAGTGCTGCCTTATTGGCGACTGGTTTAGGCATGACCGCGACTGCTTCACAAGCAGCAGACCGTCAGTTTCTGAATGTATCCTATGATGCTACGCGTGAGTTCTATGATGAATTTAACAAATCATTTGGCGCTTACTGGAAAAACCGCACCGGTCTGGATGTGAATTTCAAGCAGTCACATGGCGGTTCGGGCAAACAAGCACGTTCTGTGGTCGATGGTCTGAAAGGTGATGTGGTGACTTTGGCGCTGGCCAATGACATCGAAGAAATTGTGAAATCTGGTCAGATTCAGCCGGGCTGGCAAAAGGAATTCCCACACAACTCGGCACCTTATACCTCGACGATCGTATTCATGGTACGTAAAGGCAATCCGAAAGGCATCAAGGACTGGAATGACTTAACCAAACCAGGCGTGCAAATTATTACGCCTAACCCGAAAACGGGTGGTTTGCCGCGTTGGGTGTATCTGTCTGCATGGGGTTATGCCGAGAAACAGCCAGGCGGTAATAAAGCCAAAGCACAGGACTTTGTCGGCAAACTTTATAAGAACGTGAAAGTGATGGATTCTGCTGCACGTGCTTCAATGACCACCTTTGCCGAGCGTGGGATTGGCGATGTATTGCTGACTTGGGAAAATGAAGCTTTAGTAACGCAAAAAACCTTGGGTAAAAACAAGTTTGATATCGTTTATCCATCAATTACGATTTTGACTGAACCGTCAGTGGCGATTGTGGATCGTACGGTAGAGAAAAATGGCAATAAATGGTTAGCAACAGGTTATATCAATTACCTGTATTCACCATTGGGTCAGGAAATGGCAGCTAAACATTTCTATCGTCCACGTAATGAAAAAGTATTAGCGAAATATTCGGCACAGTTCCCTAAAATCAAAACCTTTACCATTGATGAAGTCTTTGGTGGTTGGGCCAATGCACAGAAAACCCATTTTGTGAATGGTGCAATTTTCGACCAGATTTATAACAGCAAACGTTAA